In Pseudomonadales bacterium, the genomic stretch GGCGCTGCAACGCGACGAGCGCGCAGATCGGGATGCCGACTTCCTGGCCCAGTTCGACCAGCGCGGCAGCGGAATCGAACGCGAGGTCGGCGATCCTGCGGTACCCCTGACAGCGGCGTTCGACGCGGTCATCGTGCAGCCCGTCGACGGCGCACCGCCCGTGACGCCGGCGGCACCCAAGGTGACGCCGCTGCTGAGCGCCCCGCGCAGCGAGGAGGCGGTCGACGAATCACTTTCCGATCTGCCCGAACCCAACGATCCGGTACCGCTCGACGCGCCGGGGCAGGCGCAACCCGCAAACGAGATCGCCACCCTGATCGCACGGCTCGATGCAAGGCGTGAGGCATACGCGAAGATGCCGCGCGTAGAACGCCTGACGTCGGCCGCAGCGCGTGAGGCAGCCGACGCAGCTTATCTATACGCATGGAAACAACGTGTCGAGGCAATCGGCAACGAACACTATCCGGTAGAGGCGAAACGACGGCGTCTCTACGGCGAGCTGCGGCTGCTGGTCGCGCTGCGCCCCGACGGCAGCGTGGTCGAAACGCGGGTGTTGCAGAGTTCGGGGCACGTACTGCTCGACAACGCGGCGGTACAGATCGTGCGCGTGGCGGCTCCATTCGATGCGTTTCCTCCGCCGCTCGCCGCACGCGCCGATCGCCTCGAAATCATCCGCACCTGGCAGTTCCGCGCCAACCGCCTGAGTGCGGGCGACTGAGCATCCCGGCGGGCAGATGCGCGCTGGTACGCCCGTGCTTGCCTTGCGCTGCAGCGCAGACCCACAATGCCGGCATGAGCGTCAGCTTGCGCAACCATTTCCTGATCGCCATGCCGGGGCTGCAGGACTCCATCTTCGCCCACAGCATCGCCTACCTGTGCGAGCACGATCGGCACGGCGCGATGGGCATCGTGGTGAACCGTCCCCTCGACATCAGTTTCGACGACATCTTCGAACACCTGGAGATCCGCGACTTCCATCGCCATCACCCGCAGCCCGTGCTCGCCGGCGGCCCGGTGCATACCGAACGTGGCTTCGTGCTGCACCGACGCGACGATTCGCGTCGCTGGCAGGCCACGCTGGACGTGACTGCAGAGGTCAGCCTGACGACGTCGCGCGACATCCTGGAGTCGATCGCGCACGACGACGGTCCGGTGAATGCGCTGATCGCGCTCGGCTACGCCGGCTGGGGTTCCGGGCAACTGGAACAGGAACTCGCCACCAACGCGTGGCTCTCGCTGCCGGCGACAGTCGTGGAGCTGTTCGATGTACCGCTCGAGCAGCGCGCCCAGGCGGCCGCATCCCGGCTCGGGATCAATCTCGACCTGCTCAGCAGCAGCTTCGGCAACGCCTGAGTGACTCCGACGGGCAACGTCCTGGCCTTCGACTACGGCCTGCGTCGTATCGGAGTGGCCATCGGCAACCCGGTCAGCACGACCGCCAGTGCGCTGGCGCCGCTGCCGGCACGCGATGGCGTGCCCGACTGGGAGCAGGTGCGCCGCCTGCTCGCCGAGTGGGCGCCCGCTGTGGTGCTGGTCGGCCTGCCGTTGAACATGGATGGCACGCCCAGCGCGATCAGCGAACGCGCGAGCCGCTTCGCGCGACGCCTGCACGGACGCTTCGGTATCCGTTGCGAGCTGGTGGATGAACGCCTGAGCACCTTCGAGGCACGCGAACGGGCGCGCGGCGGCGCCGGGCGGGCAGCGCTCGACAGCATCGCCGCCTGCATCATCCTCGAGAGCTGGTTCACCAGCGCCGCAGGCGAACGCGATGACGGCTGATCAGGGGCGCCGGCCAAAGAACTGGCCGGCATTCTCCTGGGAGTCATCGAGCGTGAGTCCGGCGGCACGACCAAGCCCACCGGTATGCGTACCGAGCTTGATCATCAGACGCAGGTTGTTCTGCGAATCTGCGTACTGCATGGCGTTTTCGTAGGAGATCACGCCGTCGCAGTACAGTTGGTACAACGACTGGTCGAAAGTCTGCATGCCGAGCTCGGTCGAGCGCTCCATGAGCTCCTTCAGCGAGTGAACCTCGCCCTTGCGGATCAGGTCGGCGACCAGCGGCGTGTTGATCAGCACCTCGACCGCCGCACGACGCCCCTGGCCGTCGACCGTCGGAATGAGCTGCTGGGCGATCATCGCCTTCAGGTTCAGCGACAGGTCCATCCACAGCTGGTCACGCGCATCGGCCGGGAAGAAGTTCTGGATACGGTCGAGCGCCTGGTTCGCGTTGTTCGCGTGCAGCGTGGCAAGGCACAGATGACCGGTCTCGGCGAAGGTCACCGCATGCTGCATCGTCTCGCGGGTACGGATCTCACCGATCAGAATCACGTCGGGGGCCTGGCGCAGCGTGTTCTTCAGCGCGATCTCGTAGCTCTCGGTATCGATGCCCACCTCGCGCTGCGTCACGATGCTCTTGATGTGCTGGTGCACGTACTCGATCGGATCCTCGATCGTGATGATATGACCGGAAGCGTTGCGATTGCGGTAACCGATCATCGCTGCCAGCGACGTCGACTTGCCGGTGCCGGTGGCACCGACGAAGATGATCAGCCCGCGCTTGGTCATCGCCAGCTCGTTGATGATCGTCGGCAGCTGCAGCTCCTCGATGGTCGGTATCTTCGATTCGATGCGCCGCAGCACCATGCCGACCAGATTGCGCTGATAGAACGCGCTGACACGGAAACGCCCCACGCCACGCGAACTGATCGCGAAATTGCACTCGTGGGTGTGCACAAACTCCTTGCGCTGGGCGTCGCTCATCACGCTGAGCACCAGCTCACGCACCCGTTCCGGTGTGAGCGGCGTTTCGTCGATCGGATACAGGCGTCCGTTCACCTTGATGCACGGCGCAACGCCTGCCGTGATGAACAGGTCGGAAGCCTTCTTCTCGGCCATGCGTGCCAGCATGTCCGTGACTTCCAGCTCCCTGCGCGGTGATTCCTGGGTATCCATCATGCATCATCCTTCGTGGTGGCCTGGTCGGCAGTGAGGCCCGGCTCAGAAATTGTCGGGGATCTTCGCCTTTTCGCGTGCCGCTTCGCGTGTGACCAGACGCTTGGCGACCAGTTCGCTCAGACACTGGTCCATCGTCTGCATCCCGACACCGGAACCGGTCTGGATGGCCGAATACATCTGCGCCACCTTGTCCTCCCGGATCAGGTTACGAATGGCGGGCGTGCCGCGCATGATCTCGTGCGCCGCGATCCTGCCGCCACCGACGCGCTTCAGCAGCGTCTGCGAGACCACGGCCATCAGCGACTCCGACAGCATCGAGCGCACCATCGATTTTTCCTGCGCCGGGAACACGTCGACGACGCGGTCGATGGTTTTCGCTGCCGACGTGGTATGCAGTGTGCCGAACACCAGGTGACCCGTTTCGGCCGCAGTCAGCGCAAGCCGGATCGTCTCGAGGTCGCGCATCTCGCCCACCAGGATGATGTCCGGATCCTCGCGCAACGCCGAGCGCAACGCTTCGGCAAAGCCGTGGGTATCGCGATGCACTTCGCGCTGGTTGACCAGACACTTCTTGGACTCATGAACGAATTCGATCGGGTCCTCGATCGTCAGGATATGGTGGTACTTGTTGTCGTTGATGTAGTCGACCATCGCCGCCAGCGTGGTGCTCTTGCCCGATCCGGTCGGGCCGGTCACGATCACGAGGCCACGCGCCTCCATGCTGATCTCGCGAAAGACCTGGCCCATGCCGAGGTCCTCCATCGTGAGCACCTTGGAGGGAATCGTGCGGAACACTGCGCCCGAACCACGGTTCTGGTTGAACGCGTTGACGCGAAAACGCGCCACACCCGGAACCTCGAACGAGAAGTCCGTCTCCAGGAACTCCTCGTAGTCCCGGCGCTGCTTGTCGTTCATGATTTCATAAATCAGGTCATGAACCTGCCGGTGATCCATCGGCGGCAGGTTGATGCGTCGCACGTCACCGTCGACACGGATCATCGGCGGCAGGCCGGCTGACAGGTGCAGGTCTGACGCACGCTGCTTGGCGGAGAAGGCGAGCAGTTCGGTGATGTCCATGGAAATCCCCGGCGGTGAGTGATCGGGCGCCACCACGACCGGCTGCGCGACGCCCTCCGGTATAATAGACCACGCTGGCTGCGGGTAAAGGAAAGGGGACGGGCATGAGAGCGTCGTTGCGCGCCGGCAGACGCAGGGGTCATCGATGAACACGATTGCGGAACGCGTGGACGCACTGCTGGCGCGGATCGCGACGCTCGAAAGTCGCTACGGACGTCCACACGGTTCGGTCACGCTGCTTGCCGTCGGCAAGACCCATGCTCCCGAACGGATACGCGAAGCGCATCGGGCAGGACTGTCACAGTTCGGTGAAAGTTACGTCCAGGAAGCACTGCCGAAGATCGAGACGCTGGCCGATCTTCCGTTAACATGGCACTTCGTCGGACGCATCCAGAGCAACAAGACGGCATCGATCGCACAGAAGTTCGCATGGATACACGGAATCGATCGCCAGCGCATCGCCGAGCGGCTGAACGAGCAACGCCCGGCGTCCCTGCCGCCCATCGAGTGCTGCATCGAGGTGAACCTCTCGGGCGAGCGCAGCAAGGGAGGGGTCATGCCAGAGGAGTTGCCTGCGCTCGCGATGGCGATTGCGGCACTACCGCGGCTGCGCCTGCGCGGACTGATGACGCTGCCGGAACCGGCCATGGGGTTCGACCTGCAGCGACGCCCGTTCGCTCGGCTTGCAGGCCACCTCGACGAGTTGCGGCGGCGGATCCCGGGTCTCGACACGCTGTCGATGGGGATGAGTGGCGACATGGAGGCGGCAATCGCCGAGGGCGCGACGATCGTTCGCATCGGCACCGCGTTGTTCGGACCACGCAAGAGGTGACGGGCTGAAGGCCCGGCACGAGGAAAATGCAGATGACACGCAACAGTATCGCCTTCATCGGCGGCGGCAACATGGCCGGCAGCATGATCGGCGGGCTGATCGCACGCGAACAGGATCCGGCCACGATCCGCGTAGCCGACCCGGACCCGCAGTGTCGCGAACGGCTTGCGGCACTCGGCGTCACGGCACTCACCGCCAATGCGGAGGCTGCCGACGGAGCCGATATCGTCGTGCTCGCGGTCAAGCCACAGCAACTGCGTGCTGTCTGTCGCGACATCTCCGCGGCGGTCGCGCACAGCAACGCCGTGGTGATCTCGATCGCAGCAGGTATCGGCACGACGTCCCTGCACTCGTGGCTGGGCGAAGGCACCGCCATCGTGCGCTGCATGCCCAATACGCCGGCGCTGCTGCAGGCGAGTGCGACGGTGCTCTATGCGACCGCGACGACCAGTGCGGCGCAGCGCGCGCAGGCGGATCGTATCCTCGGCGGTATCGGCTCAGTGGTCTGGATCGACGACGAGGACGCGATGCACGCGGTCACTGCGCTTTCCGGCAGCGGCCCGGCGTATTTCTTCCTGGTCATGGAAGCGATGCAGACCGCCGGCGAGAACCTCGGGCTGGACCCGGCACTCGCACGGGCGCTGACCGCGCAGACGGCCCTCGGCGCTGCACGCATGGCGCTCGAGAGCGGGGTCGAGATCACCGAACTGCGTCGTCGCGTGACGTCTCCCGGGGGTACCACCGAGCGCGCACTGCGTGTGCTCGAGGAGCGCGGGCTGCGTCGCCTCTTCGAAGGCGCTCTTGAAGCCGCGAGCAACCGCTCGCGGGAACTCGCCGACGAGCTCGGCCAGCCCTGAAGCAGGATCAGGCACCATGGGAACCGTTTCCGAGGCACTCCGTTACGTATTCCAGAGCCTGCTGGGCCTGCTGCTGCTGGCTGTGCTGCTGCGTCTGCTGCTGCAGATGGTGCGAGCCGACTTCTACAATCCGGTATCGCAACTGGTGGTCAGGGTCACGGATCCGCTGTTGCGCCCACTGCGCCGCGTGATTCCGCCGTGGCGCCGTCTCGATTCGGCAGGTCTGGCGCTGGCACTGGCAATCCAGTGCGCAGCCACCCTGCTGGTATTCACCCTCGCCGGCTTCCCCCCGCCCAATCTGCTGCTGTTGCTGGCATGGGCTGCCACGGGCATCTGCGCGGTGCTGATCAACATCTATTTCTTTGCCATCCTGGCTGCGATCGTATTGAGCTGGATCGCACCGCGGAGTCATCACCCCGCGATCGCGCTGCTGTACCAGCTCACGGAACCGGTGATGGCGCCGGTACGCCGGCTGTTGCCGCCGCTCGGCGGCCTCGACCTGTCACCGATCCTCGTCTTCCTTGCGATCAACGTGCTCGAGATCCTGCTCCACGGCATCGCGAACGCGATCAGGTTGCCCGCCGGCGCCGTGATCGGCTTCTGATGACGCGTGGCGCCTGGTGGCATTATGAAGGCGAGGTTCTGGTATTGCGCTGCCAGGTGCAGCCGCGCGCCAGTGAGGATCGCATCGTCGGTGAGCATGGTGAGCGCTTGCGGGTGCGCATCCGCGCGGTGCCGAGCGACGGCGAAGCGAACGTACGCCTGCGGCACTTTCTCGCCCAGGCATTCGGTGTTGCCGCAGGCGCGGTCGAAATCAGCAGCGGCCATGGCGCACGACTGAAAACCGTGCGCATCCGTGCACCGGCCAGGATACCGGCCGAAATGGGCTGCGAAACAACTCACGCTTGAACAGCTCCACGCGCAGTTGCTAGGCTGGGACCACCCCGAGGAACCCGCATGAACCTGGAACCGCCGGCAATGACCGGCAGCGTCGGCATTGTCTCTCCGTGTATCCATCGCTTCGATACGCCGCTGACGCTCGCCTGCGGCCGCACGCTTGCGTCGTGGGAACTCGTCTACGAGACCTACGGCACGCTGGATGCAGAACGGTCGAACGCGATACTGGTGTGTCACGCGCTGAGCGGCCACCACCACGCGGCCGGATTCCATTCGCCAGGCGACCGCAAGCCCGGCTGGTGGGACAACTGCATCGGACCGGGCAAGCCGATCGACACACGCCACTTCTTCGTCGTCGCACTGAACAATGTGGGCGGCTGCGCCGGCAGCACCGGACCGCGCAGCGTCAATCCGACCAGTGGTCGTCTCTGGGGACCGGAGTTTCCTGCGGTGCACGTGCGCGACTGGGTCGCCACGCAGCGACATCTGGCCGACATGCTCGGGATCGACTGCTGGGCTGCAGTGATCGGTGGCAGCCTCGGTGGCATGCAGGCGATGCGCTGGGCGATCGACTACCCGGAACGCGTACGCCACTGCGTGGTGATTGCCGCCGCACTGAGGCTCTCGGCGCAGAACCTCGCGTTCAACGAGATCGCACGCAAGGCGATCACGGCAGATCCGCAGTTCCACGGCGGCTGGTTTCTGGAGCACGGCACGCTGCCACGACAGGGACTGGCGATTGCACGCATGATCGGCCACGTGACCTACCTCTCGGATGAACTGATGCGCGACAAGTTCGGACGCGAACTGCGCCGCGGCTCGGTCACCCCGGGTGACGAAGCAGACGCGGAGTTCCAGGTCCAGAGCTATCTGCGCTATCAGGGTGATCAGTTCGCCGACAATTTCGACGCCAATACCTACCTGCTGATGACGCGCGCGCTCGACTATTTCGATCTGGCCCGTGATTTCGACGACGACGCGGTGGCTGCATTCGAGCGCGCGCGTTGCCGTTTCCTCGTCGTGTCGTTTTCCAGCGACTGGCGATTCCCGCCACGGCGTTCACGTGAAATCGTCGATGCTCTGATCGGCGCACGCCGCGATGTCAGCTATGTCGAAATCGAGGCGAACGAGGGACACGACGCGTTCCTGCTGCCGATAGCGCGCTACCACGATGCACTGCGTCGCTACCTCGAGCGCGCACGACCCGCCCCGGCGACGGCACGAGGCAACGATGCGCGTTGAACTGCCGATCATCCGCGACTGGATCCGGCCGGGATCACGCGTGCTCGATCTGGGCTGCGGTGACGGCAGCCTGCTGGCCGGTCTGGCCGAGCAATGCGGCGTCCACGGGTACGGCCTGGAAATCGATCCGGTCAGGATTTCACTGTGCCTGGAGCGTGGCGTGAATGTGATCGAACAGGACCTGGATCGCGGACTCGACAACTTCCGCGCCGCGAGCTTCGACACCGTGATCATGACCCAGACGCTGCAAGCCGTCCGCTATCCACACCTGGTGCTCGACGAGATGCTGCGGATCGGGCGCGAATGCATCATCACGTTTCCGAACTTCGCCAATTGGCGCTGCCGGTTGCACCTCGCGGGCTTTGGTCGGATGCCGGTGTCGCGCTTCATGCCATACACCTGGTACGACACACCGAACATCCATTTCTGCACGGTGTCCGACTTCGAGGCGCTGTGCTACCAGAAGAACATCCATATCATCAACCGCGTGGTGGTCGACACGCAGGGCCAGGGATCGCTGGCAGCCCGCGCCTTGCCCAACCTGTTCGGTGCCACCGCGATCTACCGTGTGACCCGCTGATGAAAACACCCCGACACCTGGTTCCGCTGCTGGCACTCACACTCGGCGCAATGTCTCTGCTATCGGCATCGACCGCGCGTGCCGAGACACGCCGGTTCGGCGCCTTCGAAGTGCACTACAGCGCGTTCACCAGCAGCTTTCTGCAACCCGGCATCGCCGCAGCCTACGGAATCGTGCGCGGGCGTGACCGTGCCGTGCTGAACGTCGCAGTTCGCAATGCGGCAGGCAGCATGGAGGCGCAGCTCACCGGCACGCGCGGCGATCTGATCCGCAAGGAGCAACTGGCATTTCGCGCGATCCGCGAAGACGGCGCGATCTACTACATCGCCGAGTTCGGCTTCACCAGCGGCGAGACGCTGTATTTCGACCTAGTCATCACCCTGGCCGGTGAAGCCACTCCCCTGCAACTCAAGTTCAGCCAGGCACTGCATGCCGACTGAATCAATTCGCGAGCTGGTGATAGCCACCGGGAATGCAGGCAAGCTCGCCGAACTGCAGGCACTGCTCGCACCGGCTGGAATCCGCGTGCGTGCGCAGAGCGAATTCGCCGTCAGGCCAATCGCGGAAACCGGGGCCAGCTTCGTCGAGAACGCAATCCTGAAGGCACGCCACGCCAGCGTGTGCAGTGGCTTGCCTGCACTTGCCGACGACTCCGGCCTCGTCGTCGACGCTCTGGGCGGGAAACCAGGCGTGCACTCGGCACGCTACGCCGGAGAAGGAGCCAGCGATGCTGCCAACAACCGCAAGCTGCTGGCGGCGCTTCGCGACGTACCCACGTCGCAACGCGGTGCGCGATTCCACTGCGTACTGGCACTGTTGCGCCACCCGGCAGACCCGGTGCCGCTGATCTGCGGTGGCGCCTGGGAAGGCAGGATCGCCACTGCAGGCGCTGGCGCCGGCGGTTTCGGCTACGACCCGCTGTTCGTGCCGGTCGGTGAATCCGTCACCGCAGCCGAACTGCCACGCGAGACGAAGAATCGCCTGAGCCACCGCGCCCAGGCACTGGCGGCGCTGCTGCTGGCGCTCGCAACCGGATGCTGATCACGCCGCCACTCACGCTCTATATCCACCTGCCATGGTGCGAGCGCAAATGCCCTTACTGCGACTTCAATTCGCACGCGGTGCGTGAAGAAGCACCGTTCGCGGCCTATGTACAACGCCTGTTGCAGGATCTGGAGTTGGAGCTGGCTGGCGTAGCGGGCCGCGAACTGCAATCGATCTTCATCGGCGGCGGCACGCCGAGCCTGTGCCCGGATCCGCTGATCGCGACACTGCTCGCCGGCGTACGCGCGCGCATGGCGCTGGCGGCAGATGCGGAAATCACGCTGGAGGCAAATCCCGGCAGCGCCGACGCCAGGCGGTTCGCCGGCTATAGGGCGGCCGGCGTGAACCGGCTCTCGATCGGGGTGCAGAGCTTCGACGACACGAGTCTGGCCGCGCTGGGACGCGTACACGACGCGCGTGGTGCGCACGCAGCGATCACGGCGGCGCGTGCAGCCGGATTCGACGCACTGAACCTCGACCTGATGCACGGGCTGCCCGGCCAGACAAACGCCATGGCGATGGCGGATCTTGCTGTCGCGCTGGCACACGCACCGGAGCACCTGTCGTGGTACCAGCTCACGCTGGAGCCAAACACGGTCTTCCATCGCCATCCGCCGCGACTGCCGAGCGAGGACGCACTGGCGGAAATCCAGGAACACGGCGAGCGGCTGCTCGTTGCAGCCGGGTACACGCGTTACGAAGTGTCGGCGTGGGCACGTCCCGGATTTCGCTGCCGCCACAACCTGAACTATTGGCATTTCGGTGACTACCTCGGGATCGGCGCCGGCGCACACGGCAAGCTCAGTCTGGGCAAGCCAGCGCGCGTGGTACGCACCCGGCGTACGCGCTCGCCTGCCGACTACCTCGCCGGCAGCGTGCAAGCAAACCGTATCCAGGAAACCGTGGAACCGGCGCAACTCGTGCTCGAGTTCCTGATGAATGCGCTGCGCCTGCCCGACGGCACCACGGTCACGGAATTCGAGGCGCGCACGGGACTTGCGTTGGCGGTGATCGCGGATCGTATCGATGGACTTGTCGCCCGTGGCCTGCTGCGTGACGAACCCGAACGCCTGGCGACGACGGCGACCGGCTTCCGCTATCTGGACTCGGTGCTCACCGAATTCATCTGAGCACTCGAATCCGTTGTGGTCTTGCTGAACAGCAGATCACGCACCTCGTGTCCGAGGCGCAGCCCCCGCACCTCGAAACGCGTCTGCGGGCGCGTCTGCGGGCGCGGTGCAAAACAGCCTGCGTCAGCGAGGTTCCGCCACCCGGGCGCCGCCTCGATCACTTCAAGCATCTGCTGCGCGTAGTCCTCCCAATCGGTTGCGAGGTGGAAGATGCCACCTGGCTTCAGCTTGCGCTGCACCAGCCCGACGAACGCCGGCTGCACGAGGCGACGCTTGTGGTGACGCTTCTTGTGCCAGGGATCGGGGAAAAACAGCAGTAGCGCATCGAGCGCTGCGTCGGGGATGCAGTGCTCCAGGATCTCCACCGCATCGTGGCAGTAGACCCGCAGGTTGGTGAGCCCTTGCTCCTCCGCCAGCGCAAGCAACTTGCCTACACCAGGGCGGTGCACCTCGATGCCGATGAAGCCGTTGCCGGGATCACGTGCTGCAAGCTCCGCCAGGGTATGACCCATGCCGAAACCGATCTCGACGACCAGACGGGTACTGCCAGGGAACAGGCTGGGCGGGTCGAGCATCCCCGCCGCAGGGTCCAGGCCGTATTGCGCCCACAGTCGCTCGAACGCTGCACGCTGTGCCGGCGTGAAACGTCCCTGCCGGCGTACGAAGCTGCGGATCGTGCGCTGTGAGCGTGCACTACCGCCGTTGTCTGCGTGGCTCACGCACTCATCGCAGCACGCAGCTTGCCGAGTGCGGCCTGCTCGAGCTGACGGATACGCTCGGCGGACACTCCGAAGCGGGCGGCCAGCTCATGCAGGGTGGCCTTGTCCTCGACCAGCCAGCGCCGCTGCACGATCTCGCGGCTGCGCTCGTCGAGCGTCGCGACAGCGTGCGCGAGCTGCTCATGGCTGCTCGCCTCCCAGTCGCTGTCCTCGAGTACCCGCTGGGGATCGAAACGCCGATCCTCGAGGTAGTGTACCGGCGCGAACCGGGCCGTTTCGTCGTCTTCATCCGTGTCGGCATCGAAAGCGACATCAGCCGCACTCAGCCGTCCTTCCATGCGGCGCACTTCCGCAACCTCGACGCCAAGATCACGCGCCACCGCCGCTGCCTCATCGTTGTTCAGCCAGCCGAGGCTCTTCTTCACGCTGCGCAGATTGAAGAACAGCTTGCGCTGCGCCTTGGTCGTGGCGACCTTCACGATCCGCCAGTTGCGCAGGATGTATTCGTGCATCTCGGCCTTGATCCAGTGCACCGCAAAAGACACGAGCCGCACGCCCTTTTCCGGATTGAAGCGACGCACGGCCTTCATCAACCCGACGTTGCCTTCCTGCACCAGATCCGCCAGCGGCAGGCCATAGCCTGAATACGAACGTGCGATATGGACGACAAACCGCAGGTGAGCAAGCACCAACTCACGAGCCGCCGTCAGCTCGTCGCGGTAATACAGCGCTTCGGCGAGATCGCGCTCACGCTCTGCGCTCAGTATCGGAAACGCGTTCACCGCCTGGATGTACGCGTTGATGTTGCCGCCCGGGCTCAGCGCCAGCATCGGCTGCAATTCCCTGCTCATCGGTTCGCCTCCTCATCATGGCGAC encodes the following:
- the rdgB gene encoding RdgB/HAM1 family non-canonical purine NTP pyrophosphatase, which gives rise to MRELVIATGNAGKLAELQALLAPAGIRVRAQSEFAVRPIAETGASFVENAILKARHASVCSGLPALADDSGLVVDALGGKPGVHSARYAGEGASDAANNRKLLAALRDVPTSQRGARFHCVLALLRHPADPVPLICGGAWEGRIATAGAGAGGFGYDPLFVPVGESVTAAELPRETKNRLSHRAQALAALLLALATGC
- the hemW gene encoding radical SAM family heme chaperone HemW; translated protein: MLITPPLTLYIHLPWCERKCPYCDFNSHAVREEAPFAAYVQRLLQDLELELAGVAGRELQSIFIGGGTPSLCPDPLIATLLAGVRARMALAADAEITLEANPGSADARRFAGYRAAGVNRLSIGVQSFDDTSLAALGRVHDARGAHAAITAARAAGFDALNLDLMHGLPGQTNAMAMADLAVALAHAPEHLSWYQLTLEPNTVFHRHPPRLPSEDALAEIQEHGERLLVAAGYTRYEVSAWARPGFRCRHNLNYWHFGDYLGIGAGAHGKLSLGKPARVVRTRRTRSPADYLAGSVQANRIQETVEPAQLVLEFLMNALRLPDGTTVTEFEARTGLALAVIADRIDGLVARGLLRDEPERLATTATGFRYLDSVLTEFI
- the trmB gene encoding tRNA (guanosine(46)-N7)-methyltransferase TrmB, giving the protein MSHADNGGSARSQRTIRSFVRRQGRFTPAQRAAFERLWAQYGLDPAAGMLDPPSLFPGSTRLVVEIGFGMGHTLAELAARDPGNGFIGIEVHRPGVGKLLALAEEQGLTNLRVYCHDAVEILEHCIPDAALDALLLFFPDPWHKKRHHKRRLVQPAFVGLVQRKLKPGGIFHLATDWEDYAQQMLEVIEAAPGWRNLADAGCFAPRPQTRPQTRFEVRGLRLGHEVRDLLFSKTTTDSSAQMNSVSTESR
- the rpoH gene encoding RNA polymerase sigma factor RpoH encodes the protein MSRELQPMLALSPGGNINAYIQAVNAFPILSAERERDLAEALYYRDELTAARELVLAHLRFVVHIARSYSGYGLPLADLVQEGNVGLMKAVRRFNPEKGVRLVSFAVHWIKAEMHEYILRNWRIVKVATTKAQRKLFFNLRSVKKSLGWLNNDEAAAVARDLGVEVAEVRRMEGRLSAADVAFDADTDEDDETARFAPVHYLEDRRFDPQRVLEDSDWEASSHEQLAHAVATLDERSREIVQRRWLVEDKATLHELAARFGVSAERIRQLEQAALGKLRAAMSA